Genomic DNA from Mycolicibacterium helvum:
GCACCAGCCCGGCGAACCGCCAGAAGGAAAACGACTTCGGCGCCGCCTTCACCCTGTCGACCACCTGCTCGGGGGGCGCCTGCGCGGCCACCGTCGTCGACGGCCCGGCGCCCGGTAACCCGACGATCCCGCAGCCGACCCGCTACACCTGGAACGGGTCCGAGTGGGCCACCACCTACGACTGGGTGTGGGACTGCTTCCTGGGCGACGGCTACCAAAAACAGTGGAGCCCCGCCACATCGTGGGCGTTCTACTCACCGCAGCCTGACGGATCCCTGCGCGGCACCTGGCACACCGACATCGCCCAGGGGCCCTGCCGCGGCAGCGTCGTCATGCCGGTCGCAGCCTTCCCGGCCTGAGGTGTCCGCGCCGATTCACCCACAATGGAGATCGATGACTGACACGGCAACGGCGACGGTGCGCAACCACTCGATGGATCTCTTTCGGGTGTGTGCCCTGCTGTTCGTCGTCCTGGGGCATTGGATGGCGGCCTCGCTGACCTTTTCCGACGGGGCGTTCTGGCGGGACAACCCCTTGGTGGACCTGCCCTGGACGCAGTGGCTGACCTGGATCTTCCAGGTGGTGCCGGTGTTCTTCGTGGTCGCCGGTTACGCCAGCGCGGTGTCGTGGATGCAGCGCAAACCCGACGAGTCCCGGCAGGCCTGGTTGCGCCGCAGGCTGGTCCGCCCGCTGGGGCCGACCGCGGTCTACGTGGTGTTCGCACTGTTGGTCGTGGCGGTGTTGGGCGGCGTCGGCGTGGCGGGCTCAGAGCTGGACTTCGGTGCCTGGGCGGTGGCCATGCATCTCTGGTTCCTGGGCATCTACGTGCTGGTCGTCGCGCTGACGCCGGTGGCGGTGGCCGCCCATCGGCGGTGGGGCCTGTGGGTGCCGGTGGTGACGACGCTGGTAATCGCCGGCGTCGACGCGGCGACGATCGGCGCCCATGTGCCGTATGTCGGCTGGCTGAACCATCTGCTGGTATGGGCGGTGCTCTATCAGCTCGGGAT
This window encodes:
- a CDS encoding Rv2253 family sensor-like surface protein — its product is MESGRLGVALLATATICAAGLLSPASAHGQPLAWNGRYQMVTYASQKAGTSPANRQKENDFGAAFTLSTTCSGGACAATVVDGPAPGNPTIPQPTRYTWNGSEWATTYDWVWDCFLGDGYQKQWSPATSWAFYSPQPDGSLRGTWHTDIAQGPCRGSVVMPVAAFPA